The Mycolicibacterium brumae DNA window TGGACGCTCAGCTTCCCGCACCGCCCCGGCATGCCCGACTACGGCCTCGTCGTGCGCCGGCCGGTGCTCGACACGTTGTTGCTGCACCACGCCGCGGCCCGCGGCGTCGAGGTCCGGGAGTCCGCCGAAGTGGTCGGCCCGACCCAGGACGCCACCGGCCGGGTCACCGGGGTGACCATCAAGGGTGGGGAGACCATCGCCGCCGACGCGGTGATCGCCGCCGACGGCGCCTACTCCCCCGTCAAGCGCGCGCTGAACCTGGATTCGCAGTACAACGGCTACTCGGCGATCGCGATCCGCGCCGAGATGGCCGCCAACCGCCCCGACTCCGACATGCTGGAGATCTACCTGCAGCTGCTGTTCCAGGGCGACCAGCTGCCCGGTTACGCCTGGATCTTCCCGTTCGGCGAGGGGCAGATCAATATCGGCCTGGGCTACATCAACAGCTACCGCAAGTGGCAGCAGATCAACGCGACGGCGTTCCTGGGCGAGTTCATGTCCACCCTGCCGCGGGACTGGGACCTGCCGCCGATCGAGCACCTGAAGAAGAACAAGCTGGTGCGGGCCTGGCGGCTGCCGATGGGCTTCACCGCCTGGCCGCCGTGGCGCCCGGGTGTGTTGTTCGCCGGCGACGCGCTCGGCGCGGGCAAGCCGGTTTCCGGCGCGGGCATCTCCAAGGCGCTGGAGTCCGGGCTGGCCGCCGGCGAGTGCGCGGTCGCCGCGCTGACCAACGGCGGCCCGGATGACTTCACCAACTACGAGAACCGGATGGAAGCCGCGTGGGGCCGCGAGTACAAGCGCGGCCGGATGTTCCACAAGCTGGTCGGCTACCCGAAGGTCTCCGAGTACGGCCTGAAGCTGCTGGACAACCACACCTTCCGGGACCGGATGCTCAAGACGCTGTACAAGAAGGCCGAGAGCCCCTCGACCTCGTAGCCGCCCAGAAGAACGCCGTCGGCGCCGCCATCGACGACCAGACCGGCCACTGACCGCCCCGGGGCGAGCGTGCGCACAGGTCCGTCTTTAGGGCGCGAAGGTGCGCGCAGGTCCGCAAACGCCCAGGCCGGGGTGAACCTACGCGCACGCTCGTCGGCAAAATGGGGCCTGCGCGCACGCTCGGGAGATCCTTGCTGCGGCCGGGGCGCGCAACGAAACCCGCCTGCATAACACCAGCCACCTTCGCAACACGCGCTACAGGTC harbors:
- a CDS encoding NAD(P)/FAD-dependent oxidoreductase, producing the protein MTKRFDLAIVGAGPAGSAAAWQAAQMGANVVILDKAAFPRDKPCGDGLTARAVSYLQKMGLTEELKKFHRVNGVHVYSPSEWTLSFPHRPGMPDYGLVVRRPVLDTLLLHHAAARGVEVRESAEVVGPTQDATGRVTGVTIKGGETIAADAVIAADGAYSPVKRALNLDSQYNGYSAIAIRAEMAANRPDSDMLEIYLQLLFQGDQLPGYAWIFPFGEGQINIGLGYINSYRKWQQINATAFLGEFMSTLPRDWDLPPIEHLKKNKLVRAWRLPMGFTAWPPWRPGVLFAGDALGAGKPVSGAGISKALESGLAAGECAVAALTNGGPDDFTNYENRMEAAWGREYKRGRMFHKLVGYPKVSEYGLKLLDNHTFRDRMLKTLYKKAESPSTS